The genome window cgtataacgttgtaagtattataatataacgtatacgttaaacgttatatcctaataccatataaccttatgcgttatatcataatactacacaacatGTATAACGACATAACATTACATGTTACATacaaataccatataacgatatacgttatatcgtaagaccagacaacgttatacgtcgtaacgtagtactatataacgttatacgttataatgtaatactacatatcgttacatgttatatcgcaataccatataacgatatacgttatatcataatactacacaacgttatacgtcataacgtagtactatataacgttaaacgttatatcctaataccatataactatacgttatatcataataccacacagcgttatacgtcacagcttagtactatatgacgttatatgttatatcgtaataccatataatattatacctcataacgtagtactatataacgttaaatgttatatcgtaataccatataacgttatacgttatacgttttgagaaaatttaacaattatttcgttaacAGTAGAGATAtgtcgacgtttaagcgctcgctttgttccattttacacgccgaatgtagtgctcgatatttctaacgttgaaacaataccgacagctcgcaaaatgcaatcttttgtcgattGTGACGAAATTTATCAgctatttcgttaataattgtaattcttCGACGTTTGAGCACCCTTTTCCCATTTGACACGCCGAATATAGTGCACCCTCTTTTTAATGACGAAACAATACCGTCAGCTAGCAAAATGCaaacatttttcgattttcaggatatttaacagttatttcgttaataactGAGATGTTTCGACGTTTGAGCCCTCGTTTCAccctattttacacgccgaaacAATACCGTCAGCTCGCAAGAtgcaaacatttttccattttcagtATATTTgacagttatttcgttaatatcaGAGATATCCCGACGTTTAAGCGATCACtatattccattttacacgacgaatgtagtgcgtgctgtttCTTAGGATGAAAGAATTCCGCCAAGTAGCAAAttgcaatcttttgtcgattgtgacaaaatttattagctatttcgttaataattgtaattcttCGACGTTTGGGCACACTTTTCTCTCCATTtgacacgccgaatgtagtgcacgCTCTTTTTAATGTCGAAGCAGTACCagcagctcgcaaaatgcaatcttttgtccattttcaggaaatttaacagttatttcgttaataacggagatatttctacgtttaagcgctcattttttccattttacacgccgaatgtagtgcgtgctgtttCTTACGATCTAATAATACCGCCAAGTCGCAAATTCCAATCCTTTGCCGCTTtccaggaaatttaacagttattccgttaataatagagatatttcgacgtttaagcgctcattttgttccatcTTACACGCCCAATGTAGTCCTTGCTGTTTCTAatgttgaaacaataccgCCAAGTAGCAAATTGTaatcttttgtcgattttcaggaaatttaacagttatttcgttaataatagagatatttcgacgtttaagcgctcattttgttccattttacacgccgaatgtagtgcaaTTTGCGAGCTGTCTGTTGTCACGTACGTGCCGTAACGAGGacttcaatttgaaattctaccaatcaagagtaacccgcgatttgaataaaataataaaataatctataatctaactatgattcgaaaattctacCAATTCATTACAACTCGTGATttgaataatgtaataaaaataatctataaatttaacaattcaaactatGATTCGGAATTCTATCAATTAAGAGCAGCCCGCGAtttgaacaaattaattaataaactatgattatgTACGAATTGACAATCCAAATGGTCAGCCGATCAATTAAGAACAATCTATGATTTGACAGTCGAATAAACTACGATCTAAGATTTTAATCAATCAATACTAAttcgcgatttgaataaattaagaaattaaacaaggaagggaaaaagaacGGAACAGGAatacatatttgaataataaatgtggAATACCTAAAATACAAATCCACAAAACAACTAATAACTAATAgatatgaagaaatatattacgttataacaatccaatacatataaaaataatacatatgcggaatatacatacgtgcactatatatatataacctaacaaatataaaaggaataaaattattaaaccaaTTAACACTTAGATAAACTTAAGGTATTTcacataaaaaaattatattgtaaacattattaaattgaataattattaatctataaaagaaagaagaacgattAAAATACGCAATACTACTTTATTGAAATTAGTTAATATGTTGgtaaatttaaggaaattatatatgaatattatattgtaaaacatatatatatatatatgcgttttatattattaacaatcaataatccagtaaatataaaaatatataatacggGAAACTACAGTATTAAGATAATCTAGGGTTTAAAATCGAAACACTTTATACAAGTCACATTGTGAAACACatacctacatatatatatatataataaatctagaagaaataaaaagaaaacaattaaaatatacaattttacattattaaaactagGTAACATgctagtaaatttaaagaaactatataCGAAAATTATGttgtaagatatatatatacatatatatgtgtgtttTACATTGTTAAACCAAACTAgcaataatctaataaataaaaatacaatacaagaaattacattattaagattaactaacattttaatattaaaagaattccatACGAAGTTACATCATGggacatatacacatatagatatatatacacaacctaacacatgtaaaagaaataaaacgcaaGATATCACatattaaaactaataaactcaaagaaattttatattgtaaaataaataaataaataaatatatatatacatattattattatcaaatcaaacaactaataatcaaataaacacaataaaatatacaaaactactttgcaaatattatattacagaatattcaacTGAACTGACTAAAGATTTaaccaacaaaataatatatatatatatataaaagcatCGAACATAATCAACACAAATGTCACACGATATTTTGTTCTTGCCTGCACCTTCTGGGACCACTCACATATTTTGGAACCCGTCTTCCTCTTGCGCTGAAACAAcacatgtaataaataaaagatgaatgaaacaagtcaaattaaaaataataaaacaaaataaagtacGCACTGGGACAGTCTGCATAAGGAACCTTTGACGAGGACACCTCTGTATTCAccatttaaaatcataatcgCCACAACCtacacaaaaaaatataataaatcaaaccAAACACCGGAGGCAATAATCAGATGCAAATATTAAccaaatgaataaaataacgtcAAGACACATCTCACGAAGTCTCTCCATGTACTGGGAGCATACAGCAGAGAAGATCGCTCTGACCACAAGAACAGTGACACAGGAGAATATCCAGGACTCCGGCAGAAGTCTCCTCAGGGAAGTGAGCCTTCGCACATTCATCTGTATCGTCTTCACGAGCCATCCACACATTTTTGGGAATCCCTTCTCCTCTTGTGctaaaacaataaatacaagACCAGGCAGACAAACGGACGAACGCCATAGGAAAGAggacgaaattaaaataaataaaataatacgtacTGTACAGGTTGAACAAGTGCAGGTACTTCCATGTCCATAACCAACATAACCTACACCcgcaaagaaaaaatataaaccccaacaaactaaaatattgaggaaacttaaataaaaaaaaataataataataataataaaaaccaACACTAAGaatagtttatttaatttacaatatcgaACATAACCGCCAAAACTACGCATTACCACGTACAAAACACACATTAAAAAACTTACTATGAatcaaaagaaaatgaaaactatTATATAAAGACGATCAAATGGATGAAATACCATAAGGAACCACGAAGATACCGAACAAacttaaaatgaataaaataagtaaagagCAACTTATCCAATCTATAACATCGCACAAACACACAACTAactgtatgtaaatatatatatatgtacactaACATGAAATCTACACTTAAAAtcattaatacatatatgcacCAAACAAGCAAAATATTGCtattagataaaattaaagtcaGGGTACGGAGGGTCCAGACACGTTTGAAGAAACTTC of Bombus pyrosoma isolate SC7728 unplaced genomic scaffold, ASM1482585v1 HiC_scaffold_4712, whole genome shotgun sequence contains these proteins:
- the LOC122577461 gene encoding uncharacterized protein LOC122577461 isoform X3, encoding MCVLYVVMRSFGGYVRYCKLNKLFLVLVFIFFLCGCRLCWLWTWKYLHLFNLYTQEEKGFPKMCGWLVKTIQMNVRRLTSLRRLLPESWIFSCVTVLVVVAIMILNGEYRGVLVKGSLCRLSHARGRRVPKYVSGPRRCRQEQNIV
- the LOC122577461 gene encoding uncharacterized protein LOC122577461 isoform X1 gives rise to the protein MCVLYVVMRSFGGYVRYCKLNKLFLVLVFIIIIIIFFYLSFLNILVCWGLYFFFAGVGYVGYGHGSTCTCSTCTVRIILFILISSSFLWRSSVCLPGLVFIVLAQEEKGFPKMCGWLVKTIQMNVRRLTSLRRLLPESWIFSCVTVLVVVAIMILNGEYRGVLVKGSLCRLSHARGRRVPKYVSGPRRCRQEQNIV
- the LOC122577461 gene encoding uncharacterized protein LOC122577461 isoform X2, which translates into the protein MCVLYVVMRSFGGYVRYCKLNKLFLVLVFIFFLCGCRLCWLWTWKYLHLFNLYTQEEKGFPKMCGWLVKTIQMNVRRLTSLRRLLPESWIFSCVTVLVVVAIMILNGEYRGVLVKGSLCRLSHARGRRVPKYVSGPRRCRQEQNIV